A genomic stretch from Cloacibacterium caeni includes:
- a CDS encoding IS3 family transposase (programmed frameshift) gives MSTKKKISKIPIAPQIYSEAFKRQVVSEFERGLFTKAELRRRYNIQGNSCLPRWLKKYGKFTYEDKLTIGRPMKDPQQQRIKELEAQLAKKEEELKVFKRFIEIAERELKIDIGKKVWFQAVEEINVNSSLTIYELCELFGYTKQAFYKRKSKVKTPKYNSELLRSLVVTIRKQLPRTGGKKLYVMLQDEFIKHHISIGRDHFLDFLKAEYLQVPKVRRYYKTTNSRHWMKRYPNLISNFVLNRPEQVWVADITYLRTKEKTYYLHLLTDACSKKIVGYQLSDNLMSSTTVKALEMALINRETKNQLIHHSDRGLQYCSKEYTELLKKNNILISMTQEYDPYENAVAERVNGILKEEFGLHEIFENYQNLNKQVTQAITLYNNFRIHMSINMITPNQAHQQKTIQLKQWKKINRNRINSATI, from the exons ATGTCAACAAAAAAGAAAATTTCAAAAATTCCAATTGCCCCACAAATTTATAGCGAAGCATTTAAACGTCAAGTTGTAAGTGAATTTGAGAGGGGTTTATTTACTAAAGCAGAACTTCGAAGACGTTACAATATTCAAGGCAATAGTTGTCTACCAAGATGGTTAAAAAAATATGGTAAATTTACCTATGAAGATAAATTAACTATTGGTCGTCCTATGAAAGATCCTCAACAACAGCGTATAAAAGAGCTAGAGGCTCAATTAGCAAAAAAAGAAGAAGAATTAAAAGTATTCAAACGATTTATTGAAATAGCTGAACGTGAGCTTAAAATTGATATTG GTAAAAAAGTCTGGTTCCAAGCAGTTGAAGAAATAAATGTAAATAGTTCATTGACTATTTATGAGTTATGCGAACTGTTTGGATACACAAAACAAGCATTTTACAAGCGAAAGTCAAAGGTAAAAACGCCTAAATACAACTCAGAATTATTACGAAGTTTAGTAGTTACTATTCGTAAGCAATTACCCCGAACAGGTGGCAAGAAACTTTATGTAATGTTACAAGATGAATTTATAAAACATCATATATCAATTGGTCGGGATCATTTTTTAGATTTTTTAAAAGCAGAATATTTACAAGTACCTAAAGTTCGAAGATATTACAAAACAACAAACTCAAGACATTGGATGAAACGCTATCCAAATTTAATTAGCAATTTTGTACTTAACAGACCTGAGCAAGTTTGGGTTGCTGATATAACTTATTTACGAACAAAAGAGAAAACATACTATTTGCATTTACTCACTGATGCTTGTTCCAAGAAAATCGTTGGTTATCAACTGTCAGATAATTTAATGAGTTCAACTACAGTAAAAGCTTTAGAAATGGCTTTGATTAACAGGGAAACAAAAAATCAACTCATTCACCATTCTGATAGAGGTTTACAATATTGCAGTAAAGAGTATACCGAATTGTTAAAGAAAAACAATATTTTAATTAGTATGACGCAAGAATACGACCCGTATGAAAATGCAGTAGCAGAAAGAGTAAATGGAATTTTAAAAGAAGAATTTGGTTTACATGAAATATTTGAAAACTATCAAAATTTAAACAAACAAGTTACACAAGCCATAACTTTATACAACAATTTTAGAATACATATGTCAATTAATATGATAACTCCAAACCAAGCGCATCAACAAAAAACAATACAATTAAAACAATGGAAAAAAATAAATCGTAACAGAATTAATTCTGCTACGATTTAA
- a CDS encoding transposase — protein sequence MVSENDYLKKIVEINKAILETEKDNSSFKITKVTGNKAEKTISITFLVEAKDENKKMTIGDISIFDIEGVEYEIDLYKSSRPYPELAFNTPIKLTFSFKNIENEPLFIKFFRFKETSQPIRNLFEDTKSNLEFKDLKVNWN from the coding sequence TTGGTTTCAGAAAATGACTACCTAAAAAAAATAGTTGAAATCAATAAAGCAATTTTAGAAACAGAAAAAGATAACTCTTCATTCAAAATAACAAAAGTAACGGGGAACAAAGCCGAAAAGACTATTAGTATTACCTTTCTTGTGGAAGCAAAAGATGAGAACAAAAAGATGACAATTGGAGATATTTCAATTTTTGATATTGAAGGGGTAGAATATGAAATTGATCTTTACAAATCCAGCAGACCGTACCCTGAATTGGCTTTTAATACCCCTATTAAATTAACTTTTTCTTTTAAAAATATAGAGAACGAGCCACTTTTTATAAAATTTTTTAGATTCAAAGAAACTTCACAGCCTATAAGAAACTTGTTTGAGGATACGAAATCAAATCTAGAATTTAAAGATTTGAAAGTAAATTGGAATTAA